In a single window of the Hoeflea algicola genome:
- a CDS encoding DUF3085 domain-containing protein yields MFTFPIIAVRKVIARGEEDAAANGGFRNPYYGTRLGEGEKSGFWLVGDEGVYIISNGKLAEGETPLVIYSTECHPKGDADWWDYKSRHFGGDDGIEFIDADLVVPCFARNFAASYLGIELTENEISFSLITR; encoded by the coding sequence ATGTTCACATTTCCAATAATTGCGGTGCGCAAGGTCATCGCGCGCGGCGAAGAAGATGCGGCCGCCAATGGCGGCTTCCGCAATCCGTATTACGGCACCAGGCTAGGCGAGGGCGAAAAGTCCGGTTTCTGGCTCGTTGGCGACGAGGGCGTCTACATCATCTCCAACGGCAAGCTCGCCGAGGGTGAGACACCGCTCGTCATCTATTCGACCGAGTGCCATCCCAAGGGCGATGCGGACTGGTGGGATTACAAGAGCCGGCATTTCGGCGGAGATGACGGCATCGAGTTCATCGATGCCGACCTCGTAGTTCCGTGCTTCGCCCGGAACTTCGCCGCGTCCTATCTCGGGATCGAGCTCACCGAGAACGAGATCTCGTTCTCGCTGATCACCCGCTAA
- a CDS encoding DUF1419 domain-containing protein, which translates to MTSPIRKIYFGIADRQQMFRLFDRHAQRPNRRQNDDSALYAGEWFEIARAEHDYMLEIIPPLWMRGEMFAMREFLTGSITSVFYTLGINGVTRFFHAYCDLSDPRSPYEMRDAIVERERRPVTAMTRDERIEHIWSDTHDDYRGYAGADFRPEHRGKRKVVVYGRPGTSFQLLDHLTDAQIAEKLPVHLRHLPLPVAA; encoded by the coding sequence ATGACCTCTCCCATCCGCAAGATCTATTTCGGAATCGCCGACCGCCAGCAGATGTTCAGACTCTTCGACCGCCATGCCCAACGGCCCAATCGCCGGCAGAACGACGACAGCGCGCTTTACGCTGGCGAATGGTTCGAAATCGCCCGTGCCGAGCATGACTATATGCTCGAAATCATCCCGCCGCTCTGGATGCGCGGCGAGATGTTCGCCATGCGCGAATTCCTGACCGGCAGCATCACCAGCGTCTTCTATACGCTCGGTATCAATGGCGTGACCCGGTTCTTCCACGCCTATTGCGACCTGTCCGATCCGCGCTCGCCCTACGAAATGCGTGATGCCATCGTTGAGCGCGAGCGCCGGCCGGTCACGGCGATGACCCGCGACGAGCGCATCGAGCATATCTGGAGCGACACTCATGACGATTACCGCGGCTATGCCGGCGCGGACTTCCGTCCCGAACATCGCGGCAAACGCAAGGTCGTCGTTTATGGTCGCCCGGGGACCAGCTTTCAGCTGCTCGACCACCTGACCGACGCGCAGATCGCGGAAAAGCTGCCCGTTCATTTGCGGCACCTTCCGCTGCCAGTCGCCGCGTGA
- a CDS encoding DUF3991 and toprim domain-containing protein — MEKAELEELRDKVACAAVLETAGFAVDLKESTRKAVKYRRSGDIIIVIHDGKGWFDPLSDAKGDVFGLVEHLDGLPFAAALYVVADLIGFTPSVPAWTRHAKERAPDQTVAELWQNRRKPWRGSATWRYLRDQRGIPEPVLRQAIALDILREGPRGSMWAGHIDEAGRITGWEERGPDWRGFATGGAKVLFRLGPPDAQRLCVTEAAIDAMSLAAIERSSPGTLYLSTGGGWSPSTEAALRGLAARPDVLLVAATDANSQGETFAERLRGLADEKGCNWQRLRPPTDDWNASLKKRG, encoded by the coding sequence ATGGAAAAAGCTGAACTTGAAGAGCTGAGGGACAAGGTGGCATGCGCGGCTGTGCTGGAAACCGCCGGCTTTGCCGTCGATCTGAAGGAGAGCACTCGAAAAGCGGTCAAGTACCGCCGCAGCGGCGACATCATCATCGTCATTCATGACGGCAAGGGCTGGTTCGATCCTCTGTCGGACGCCAAGGGTGACGTGTTCGGCCTTGTTGAACATCTCGACGGACTCCCGTTTGCCGCCGCCCTCTATGTCGTCGCCGATCTCATCGGCTTCACGCCGTCCGTGCCCGCCTGGACCCGTCATGCGAAGGAGCGGGCGCCGGACCAGACGGTCGCGGAACTCTGGCAGAACCGCCGCAAGCCGTGGCGTGGGTCGGCAACATGGCGCTATCTGCGCGACCAGCGCGGCATACCCGAACCGGTTCTAAGGCAAGCCATCGCCCTGGATATCCTTCGCGAAGGCCCGAGAGGCAGCATGTGGGCTGGTCATATCGACGAGGCCGGTCGCATCACCGGCTGGGAAGAACGGGGGCCCGATTGGCGTGGTTTTGCGACCGGCGGGGCCAAGGTCCTCTTTCGGCTTGGCCCCCCCGATGCGCAGCGGCTTTGCGTAACCGAGGCGGCGATCGACGCCATGAGCCTTGCGGCGATCGAACGTTCGTCGCCCGGAACGCTTTATCTCAGCACCGGCGGTGGCTGGTCGCCATCGACCGAAGCCGCCCTTCGCGGGCTTGCCGCCCGCCCGGACGTTCTCTTGGTCGCCGCCACCGACGCCAACAGCCAGGGCGAGACGTTTGCCGAACGTCTGCGGGGCCTCGCCGATGAGAAAGGCTGCAACTGGCAGCGCCTCAGACCGCCGACAGATGACTGGAACGCCAGTCTGAAAAAGAGGGGATGA
- a CDS encoding DUF2933 domain-containing protein has product MTDPDHSKHKPAPAPSFWKSRVGATLIVFLAIAAVLLGFEHRLHIFTGNGLIVTFLLGSIVMHFFMHGGHGGGGHGGKHGGDKS; this is encoded by the coding sequence ATGACCGACCCTGACCATTCAAAGCACAAACCAGCGCCGGCGCCAAGCTTCTGGAAATCACGCGTAGGCGCTACATTGATCGTATTTCTGGCGATCGCGGCAGTACTGCTCGGTTTTGAACACCGCCTCCATATCTTTACGGGTAATGGCCTGATTGTCACTTTTTTGCTTGGCTCTATCGTGATGCACTTCTTCATGCATGGCGGCCACGGGGGAGGCGGGCATGGCGGCAAGCACGGTGGCGATAAGTCATGA
- a CDS encoding YfcC family protein has protein sequence MVTEPAKTEQQSGNLASRFPTAYTILFLLIVLVAALTWIIPAGKYDRVMNDAVGREVAVAGTYKTVEANPQGFFDVLLAPTAGFYNPGSYAANAIDVALFVLFLGGFLGVVNATGSIDVGIRAAMRKMTGREVWMIPILMSLFALGGTTYGMAEETLAFYALLIPVMMVAGFDALTGVSIILIGAGIGTLGSTINPFATVIASNAAGVAFTDGLVVRLVLLLGGLAICVAYVMRYAMRVKADPARSVVAAQADGNKQAFLSGGNETEADRLSGTQSVILILFAATFVALIWGVSSQGWWMAQMGALFLGMAILIGLIARMGEKRLTANFVDGARDLLGVALIIGLARGIVVIMEQGLIADTILNSAAQTVGGLPELAFINLMFWIEVAMSFLVPSSSGLAVLSMPIMAPLADFAGVSRDLVVTAYQSASGLVNLITPTSAVVIGGLAIGRVPYDRWIVFVWPLLLILTIFISAVLSIAAIL, from the coding sequence ATGGTAACCGAACCAGCCAAGACAGAACAACAGTCCGGAAATCTCGCGTCCCGTTTCCCGACAGCCTACACCATTTTGTTCCTGCTCATCGTATTGGTAGCAGCGCTGACTTGGATCATTCCCGCGGGCAAATACGATAGAGTGATGAACGATGCCGTGGGGCGTGAAGTCGCCGTGGCAGGAACCTACAAAACTGTCGAGGCCAATCCTCAAGGCTTCTTTGATGTCCTGCTCGCCCCGACGGCAGGGTTCTACAACCCGGGCAGCTATGCCGCCAACGCCATCGATGTGGCGCTATTCGTTTTGTTTCTGGGTGGCTTTCTGGGAGTCGTAAACGCCACCGGATCAATTGATGTCGGGATCAGGGCTGCAATGCGCAAAATGACAGGGCGCGAGGTCTGGATGATTCCGATCCTGATGTCGCTCTTTGCACTTGGCGGCACCACTTATGGCATGGCCGAGGAAACGCTGGCCTTCTATGCGCTGTTGATCCCGGTAATGATGGTTGCAGGGTTCGACGCGCTGACCGGGGTTTCGATCATCCTGATTGGCGCAGGGATCGGCACGCTGGGGTCCACGATCAATCCCTTCGCCACCGTGATAGCGTCGAACGCGGCGGGTGTGGCATTTACAGATGGTCTGGTCGTGCGCTTGGTATTGCTGCTCGGCGGGCTTGCGATCTGTGTGGCCTATGTCATGCGCTACGCGATGCGGGTGAAGGCTGATCCGGCCCGTTCTGTCGTTGCAGCCCAGGCCGATGGTAACAAACAGGCCTTTCTGTCCGGCGGTAATGAGACCGAGGCGGACCGGCTCAGCGGCACGCAATCGGTGATCCTGATCCTGTTCGCGGCGACTTTTGTCGCGTTGATCTGGGGTGTTTCCTCGCAAGGCTGGTGGATGGCGCAGATGGGTGCGCTATTCCTGGGCATGGCCATTCTAATTGGGCTGATTGCGCGGATGGGCGAGAAGCGCCTGACCGCGAACTTTGTCGATGGCGCACGCGACCTTCTGGGTGTGGCACTAATCATCGGTCTAGCCCGCGGCATCGTCGTTATAATGGAACAGGGCCTGATTGCCGACACGATTTTGAACAGTGCGGCGCAAACCGTAGGTGGGTTGCCGGAACTGGCCTTCATCAACCTGATGTTCTGGATCGAGGTCGCGATGAGCTTTCTGGTCCCATCCTCGTCGGGCCTCGCGGTTCTGTCGATGCCGATCATGGCGCCGCTTGCAGACTTCGCCGGAGTTTCCCGCGATCTGGTGGTCACCGCCTATCAATCGGCCAGCGGCCTGGTGAACCTGATCACGCCGACCTCGGCCGTGGTCATCGGCGGGCTGGCTATCGGGCGCGTTCCTTATGACCGCTGGATTGTTTTTGTGTGGCCGCTTCTGCTGATCCTGACGATCTTTATCTCGGCCGTGCTCAGCATCGCCGCAATCCTATGA